The sequence GGCAAGAAGCGGACCAAGTATTCGCTGAACCGTTCCTACCACGGACTATATATTCCCACGATGCATTGGCGTGAAATCGAAAACTTCTCGTCGGGTGCGGTGTGCATGGTCCTTGCGTCGGAACACTACAATGAGTCCGACTACATCTACGATTACGATGCTTTTGTAAAAGAGTCTGCTGAAAAATGACATCGCGTCATTTTTCGTAAGTAACATTCACGCAAGCCTTGGCGCCAAAAGATTCCTTGAATCGGAGTAGACTTTCGTTCAAGACTTCTCCGCCGTTTTCGGTAGAAATGCCCCAAGAAATTTTCTGGTAGCCGTCGAGGGCGGCTTCTCGCATCACGCGTACATATAGGGCGCAACCGGTCTGGAACTTTGTGTAATCCGGATTGGGCGCGATGTACTGGGCATGAATGGTTTTTGTCTTTTCGAACAAGAAGAGCATCATGACTGCAACCAGGGTGTCTCCGTCCCACATGCCGCGGAAGCGGATGTGTTCGGGAATACGGTTGTCCTTCAGGTCGTAGAGTTCCTGCAAGGAATGGACCGGATGCACGTGGTGCTTGGATTTCGAAATTTCCAGAAAACGGTAGAAGGTCTCAAAGTCTTCCGCTTTTTCCAGGTTTCCGAATCGGATGCCTTCGATTTCGGATTTCTTGAAAATGCGACGGCAATCCTTGTCGCAGTTTTCGAGCGGGTCTACGTCGGATTGCAACGTACAATACGAACTCAGTTCCGTGTGGCGCGTGTATCCCAAGTGTTCCAGCGTGTATTCCAGAAGGTCAGGGCTTTCTTCTGCAAAAATGGCAGGCGTAATCTTGAATCGAATGTTTTTGAATCGGCCGGTAAGGTACTGGTCTGCTTCCTTCAAAATTTCAAGGAGCCTTGAACCGCTGTAGAACTGCTTTGCGACAATAGGGCCGCCAAAAGTGGTCCCCGCATGGGAAATAAAGGTTTGTTCCTTTACCACGCCCGGGAAATAGGCCGCAAGAATCCCGCTTTTTTCAAGCGCGAAACTGGCGTCGGTAAAGCGGTCTGCCGGGTGGTAGTTCAAGAATCGTCTGGACTGTAAAAAGGTCCCGTTGACAGATTCGTGCTCCACAAAATGGTCTAGCCGCTTATCCAAATCCGGACTGTATGGCAAAAATTCGTACATGGTGAGTAAAATAGCAAATGTTAATTTGCTATTTTCATCAACAATGATGAATGTCCCGTTTTATTCGCTGGATTATGTGAATCGCGCTTTAGGCGACGCCCTGCGCGAATCTTTTTCTGATGTCCTTGATTCAAAGTGGTTTATTCGCGGAAATCGTTGCTGCGAGTTTGAAGAAGCCTTTGCCGCCTATTGCGGGAAAAAGGCTTGTGTCGGAGTCGGAAACGGTTTGGATGCTTTGACTTTGATGTTGAAGGCGTCGATTCTCCTTGGCCGAATGGCTGAAGGTGACGAAGTCATTGTGCCGGCGAATACATTTGTGGCGACTGTTTTGGCGGTGCGCGCGGCGGGTCTTGTTCCTGTGTTAGTGGAACCCAATCGCGATACCTGCGTTTTGGATGTTTCCCGTTTGGCGGAAGCCTGCTCCGAAAAGACCCGCGCCATTTTGACGGTGCATCTGTACGGTCGTCTGGCAGATATGTCTGCGATTTGTGAATTCGCGAAGGCGAAAGGGTTGCTCGTATTTGAAGATGCCGCCCAAGCTCACGGAGCTGCTTTAGATGTAAATAATCTCTCGTCTCTCGTCTCTCGTCTCTCGTCTAATGCAGCGGCCTATAGCTTTTACCCGACTAAAAACCTCGGCGCCATGGGCGACGGGGGAGCGGTGGTGACTGATGACTTGGAACTTGCCCAGGTGGTAAAGTCCCTTGGCAATTACGGTTCTCGCGAAAAATACGTGAATCAGTATGTGGGCGTAAATTCCCGCCTTGATGAAATTCAGGCGGCCATTCTGCTTGCAAAGCTTCCACATCTTGATGCCTGGAATGCCCGCCGTCAAGAAATTGCGGCTCGCTACTGTGCCGAAATCAAGAATCCGCTAGTGCGTGTAACGCCGGTTCCCGCGAACCCGAAGTCGCATGTGTGGCATGTTTTCCCGGTATTCTGCGAAGCCCGTGACGATTTGCAAAAGTTCCTGAAGGATCGTGGTGTAGAAACGCTGATTCATTACCCCATTCCGCCTCACAAGCAAGAGGCTTTTGCGGGGGCGCTTTCTCGCGGTGAACTTCGCCACGGAAATCTTCCCATTGCCGAAGAACTGGCCCGCACGGAACTCAGCATTCCGATGGGTCCGGCCATGACCGATGAACAAGTTGCTTACGTCATCGAAACCATCAATGCCTATGCCCGCTAAACAGAATTACACAAAGCTTTTTGCGGGCTCCGGCGCAGTCACCTTGTTTAATGCGCTTCGTGCGTTTGCAATCAACAAGCTGCTTGCGATATTCCTGCCGCCCGCCGCATTTGCCTGCGTCGGTCAGTTCCTGAATTTAATGAATATTGGCCAGGCTACGTCCTCGTTGGCAATGCAGAACGGTTGGACCGCCTTGACGGCCCAGAATAAGGACAATCGCGAAAAGCTTCTTGGCATCTGGCGCGGCGGACTTCGCCTTACGACCATGGGAAGTCTGCTTACTTTTGTGGTGGCGCTCCTGTTCTGCTTTATGGCTCCGCTCCAGGTGCTTTTGCCAGGGGTGCCGACACGCCTTGCCCAGGCCGCCATCTTGTTTGCCCTTCCTGGAATCCTTGCAACAAATATCATTACCATAACGGCTGCGGTCATGAATGGCCTTGGCGAAAACCGCAAGTGGGCGACCATCAACATGGTGGCTTCGGTGTGGCAGGTGTTGTGGGTGGCCTTCTTCCTTTATACGGGGCGCCTTTCGGTGCTGTCTATTATTGCAACTCAATCGATTGTGGCTGCCCTTTTTGCCGCCCAGATTGCGAGTCGCGCAGGCTTTAGCGTTAAGTATATTTGGAAGACTGCCCTTGATACACGGGGACCGTGGCTGTCTTATGCGCTGATGGGACTTATCCCGATGGTGCTTGCACCAGTGGTGCTGACCTTCATCCGAACGATTGTGAACATGCATTTTGGCGGTGATGCTGCAGGTATCTGGCAGAGCGTGTGGAAGGTTTCCGATTTTCTCTTTATGGCAATGTCTGCCATTTTGACGGTGGTTCTTTTGCCGCGGGTTTCGCCCCAGATGACTCGCCAAGAATTTTTCTCCATGTTCCATCCGCTGCTGTTCCGCATCATGGGAATTTCCCTTGTGATGGTCGGGGCGCTCTATTTTGGCCGGAGCATTCTGGTGCAGGTGCTGTTCTCCAAGGCCTATATGGGCGCCGTTGACTACTTGCCGCTCCAGCTGGTGGGAGATTTCTTTCGGTCGGGGGGCTTTGCACTCGCCTTGGTGCTGATCGCCCGGGCCGAAACCAAGAAGTTCTTGGCGGTTGAAATTGCGTCAGAGGTTTTGCTTGCGGTCGGTTCTTACGTGGGAATCCGCTTGTTTGAATTCAATGGCCCTATGATAGCGTACGCTTTTGAAAATTTCGTGTATATGGTTGTACTTTACATTATTGTGCGGAGGCTCAAGTGGAATACTCCATAACGAACATGTTCGCGCAAAAAATGACGGAGAACGTTTACGTGAAGGCCTTCGCTCAGGGTGAAGAAACCGAACAGCGTGAACTTCCGCCGGTTGTATCGGTGCTGATGGCAAGCTACAATCATGAGAAATTTGTGGAGGCTGCCGTTCGTTCCGTAATGGCTCAGAGAGGCGTCGCCTTTGAATTGATTGTCATTGATGACGGCAGCAAGGATTCGTCTCCAAAGATTCTGGAAAAGCTGCAGGCTGAACTCGGCTTTACCTATGTCCATCGCGAAAACAAGGGCTTGATGCCTACGATGCACGAATTGTTGTCGATGGCTCGGGGCAAATATTTCTGCACCTTTGCTTCCGACGATATCATGCCCAAGGGCAGGCTAGAAGCCCAGGCAACGTATCTGGAATCGCATCCCGAAGATCCGATGTGTTTTGGACAGATTATTGTGATGGATGCCGAAGGCCGTCACGGCGACACTCCCGATCCTCGCTACACGCGTTCTATTCCTCGGGTGACCTTTGAGCAGTTCTTCCTTGGACAGCGGGAAATTCACGGCTGCACCGAAATGATCCGCCTGAACGTTTTCCGCGAAATGGGCGGTTACGATTCCGAGTATCCCTTCGAAGATTTTCCGCAGTGG is a genomic window of Fibrobacter sp. UWT2 containing:
- a CDS encoding O-antigen translocase, giving the protein MNKLLTSSKPSMPMPAKQNYTKLFAGSGAVTLFNALRAFAINKLLAIFLPPAAFACVGQFLNLMNIGQATSSLAMQNGWTALTAQNKDNREKLLGIWRGGLRLTTMGSLLTFVVALLFCFMAPLQVLLPGVPTRLAQAAILFALPGILATNIITITAAVMNGLGENRKWATINMVASVWQVLWVAFFLYTGRLSVLSIIATQSIVAALFAAQIASRAGFSVKYIWKTALDTRGPWLSYALMGLIPMVLAPVVLTFIRTIVNMHFGGDAAGIWQSVWKVSDFLFMAMSAILTVVLLPRVSPQMTRQEFFSMFHPLLFRIMGISLVMVGALYFGRSILVQVLFSKAYMGAVDYLPLQLVGDFFRSGGFALALVLIARAETKKFLAVEIASEVLLAVGSYVGIRLFEFNGPMIAYAFENFVYMVVLYIIVRRLKWNTP
- a CDS encoding DegT/DnrJ/EryC1/StrS aminotransferase family protein, producing the protein MMNVPFYSLDYVNRALGDALRESFSDVLDSKWFIRGNRCCEFEEAFAAYCGKKACVGVGNGLDALTLMLKASILLGRMAEGDEVIVPANTFVATVLAVRAAGLVPVLVEPNRDTCVLDVSRLAEACSEKTRAILTVHLYGRLADMSAICEFAKAKGLLVFEDAAQAHGAALDVNNLSSLVSRLSSNAAAYSFYPTKNLGAMGDGGAVVTDDLELAQVVKSLGNYGSREKYVNQYVGVNSRLDEIQAAILLAKLPHLDAWNARRQEIAARYCAEIKNPLVRVTPVPANPKSHVWHVFPVFCEARDDLQKFLKDRGVETLIHYPIPPHKQEAFAGALSRGELRHGNLPIAEELARTELSIPMGPAMTDEQVAYVIETINAYAR
- a CDS encoding glycosyltransferase, translated to MEYSITNMFAQKMTENVYVKAFAQGEETEQRELPPVVSVLMASYNHEKFVEAAVRSVMAQRGVAFELIVIDDGSKDSSPKILEKLQAELGFTYVHRENKGLMPTMHELLSMARGKYFCTFASDDIMPKGRLEAQATYLESHPEDPMCFGQIIVMDAEGRHGDTPDPRYTRSIPRVTFEQFFLGQREIHGCTEMIRLNVFREMGGYDSEYPFEDFPQWLKFLHKYGSLPVLPALCCYYRVHGNNMSSNRALMYGTFLKVLERYKDHPLYPKVVKIWKSHWFSALCYSDKKEALRKLPELGSFSLPFLKRLPKLFIPRFLLKQ
- a CDS encoding GNAT family N-acetyltransferase, which codes for MYEFLPYSPDLDKRLDHFVEHESVNGTFLQSRRFLNYHPADRFTDASFALEKSGILAAYFPGVVKEQTFISHAGTTFGGPIVAKQFYSGSRLLEILKEADQYLTGRFKNIRFKITPAIFAEESPDLLEYTLEHLGYTRHTELSSYCTLQSDVDPLENCDKDCRRIFKKSEIEGIRFGNLEKAEDFETFYRFLEISKSKHHVHPVHSLQELYDLKDNRIPEHIRFRGMWDGDTLVAVMMLFLFEKTKTIHAQYIAPNPDYTKFQTGCALYVRVMREAALDGYQKISWGISTENGGEVLNESLLRFKESFGAKACVNVTYEK